Proteins from one Roseofilum reptotaenium CS-1145 genomic window:
- a CDS encoding 2TM domain-containing protein, producing MPPRWPRKPDRNNDPDYRRLDDRMNFALHVAIYAATNSGLWFVHQIKPDTLLWLTWFSLGWLGLLAIHGIFIFAIADYTPSSNPK from the coding sequence ATGCCTCCACGTTGGCCTCGAAAACCCGACCGTAACAACGATCCAGACTATCGCCGCTTAGATGACCGGATGAACTTTGCGCTCCATGTAGCGATATATGCCGCAACGAACTCCGGACTCTGGTTTGTCCATCAAATTAAGCCTGATACCCTCCTCTGGCTGACTTGGTTTAGCTTAGGCTGGTTGGGACTGTTGGCGATCCATGGAATCTTTATTTTTGCGATCGCCGACTACACGCCTTCTTCTAATCCCAAATAA
- the cysH gene encoding phosphoadenosine phosphosulfate reductase gives MNSTITALPNLDTQTLHEQFSDIEARDIVQWAATTFGEGLAMSTSFGIQSAVMLHLVTSVVPNIPVIWVDTGYLPPETYRFAHDLTHKLNLNLKIYQSSMSPAHMEAIYGQLWEQGTVEALNQYDQLRKVEPMQRALKELNVTAWLAGLRRDQTDHRKSLQFINRQGDIYKVLPILNWNSRDVYQYLVAHDLPYHPLFDQGYMTVGDWHSSRPLSLEDGHERDTRFQGLKQECGLHLPATDDEAHSLDSSSL, from the coding sequence ATGAATTCAACCATCACCGCGCTACCCAACCTCGATACTCAAACCCTGCACGAACAGTTCTCCGATATAGAAGCTAGGGATATTGTGCAATGGGCTGCTACAACCTTTGGCGAAGGTCTAGCCATGAGTACCAGTTTCGGCATTCAATCGGCTGTGATGCTCCATTTGGTCACTTCTGTTGTGCCCAATATCCCAGTTATTTGGGTAGATACGGGTTATTTACCTCCAGAAACCTATCGCTTTGCCCATGATTTAACCCACAAACTTAACCTCAACCTAAAAATTTACCAATCTTCCATGAGTCCCGCCCATATGGAAGCTATTTATGGCCAACTCTGGGAACAAGGTACAGTAGAAGCATTAAATCAATACGATCAACTGCGTAAAGTTGAACCCATGCAACGAGCGTTAAAAGAACTTAACGTCACGGCTTGGTTAGCGGGTTTGCGCCGCGACCAAACCGATCACCGTAAGAGTTTACAGTTTATTAATCGTCAAGGTGATATTTATAAGGTTTTACCCATTCTGAATTGGAATTCACGGGATGTTTACCAATATTTAGTTGCCCATGATTTACCCTATCATCCGTTGTTTGATCAGGGGTATATGACTGTTGGAGATTGGCATTCTTCTCGTCCGCTCAGTTTGGAAGATGGACATGAACGCGATACCCGCTTCCAAGGTCTGAAACAAGAATGTGGATTGCATTTGCCCGCGACTGACGACGAGGCTCACAGTCTTGACTCTAGTAGTTTATAG
- a CDS encoding folate/biopterin family MFS transporter — protein sequence MIGFSSPGSQNLFKKLLLGNEPTPELLAILLVYFVQGVLSLARLAISFFLKDDLGLSPAQVAALTGVAALPWIIKPLWGFMSDGLPILGDRRRPYLILSGLLGSLAWVVLATVVDNAIMATAAIALSSLSVAISDVIADSIVVERARTESTSQVGSLQSLCWGTSALGGLITAYLSGWLLEILTPQQVFGITAIFPLIVAIGAGLIVESPETDSTPAWNTIKHQVSQLKEAIFLPSIWKPTLFLFLWQATPSSDSAFFFFTTNELGFQPEFLGRVRLFTSIAGLIGIWIFQRFLKAVPFRQIFGWSTVIAVLFGFTPVLLVTHTNRLLGIGDQWFSLGDSVILTVIGEIAFMPVLVLCAKLCPPGIEATLFALLMSIANLSHVVSQELGALLMHSFGITPNTFDNLALLVTLTNLSSLLPLPFLKLLPSDNTLSTPQVADNPIHPLPDEEDDPEKTKPLAGLTQVSS from the coding sequence ATGATTGGCTTTTCCTCTCCTGGCTCCCAGAATCTGTTCAAAAAACTGCTATTGGGTAATGAACCCACCCCAGAATTACTGGCTATTTTGCTGGTGTATTTCGTGCAAGGGGTTTTAAGTCTGGCTCGATTAGCCATTAGCTTTTTCCTCAAGGATGATTTGGGTCTTTCTCCCGCCCAAGTGGCAGCGCTCACGGGAGTGGCAGCCCTACCTTGGATTATTAAACCCCTGTGGGGATTTATGTCTGACGGTTTGCCGATTTTGGGCGATCGTCGCCGTCCCTACCTGATTTTGTCGGGTTTGTTGGGGAGTTTGGCTTGGGTAGTATTGGCGACAGTTGTCGATAATGCAATCATGGCAACAGCGGCGATCGCCCTTAGCTCCCTTTCCGTTGCCATCAGTGACGTGATTGCCGACTCCATTGTAGTTGAACGAGCCAGAACAGAATCCACCAGTCAAGTCGGATCGCTACAATCTCTCTGTTGGGGAACGTCAGCCCTAGGAGGATTAATCACAGCTTATTTAAGCGGATGGTTATTAGAAATTCTGACTCCCCAACAAGTATTTGGCATTACAGCAATTTTCCCATTAATTGTAGCCATAGGAGCGGGGCTGATTGTCGAATCCCCAGAAACTGACTCTACTCCAGCATGGAATACCATCAAACACCAAGTATCGCAGCTTAAAGAAGCGATATTTCTCCCCTCCATCTGGAAACCCACCCTCTTCCTCTTCCTCTGGCAAGCCACTCCTTCTTCCGACTCTGCCTTTTTCTTTTTCACCACCAACGAATTAGGCTTTCAACCGGAATTTCTAGGTCGCGTGCGTCTATTTACCAGTATTGCTGGATTAATTGGCATTTGGATTTTTCAACGCTTCCTCAAAGCCGTTCCCTTCCGGCAAATCTTTGGTTGGAGTACCGTCATAGCTGTCCTTTTTGGCTTCACCCCGGTACTGCTGGTTACCCATACGAATCGACTCTTGGGGATTGGCGATCAGTGGTTTAGTCTAGGAGATAGCGTGATTCTCACCGTCATTGGCGAAATTGCCTTTATGCCCGTTCTCGTTCTCTGCGCCAAACTCTGCCCCCCCGGTATCGAAGCCACACTGTTTGCTCTGCTCATGTCCATTGCCAACCTGTCCCATGTCGTTTCCCAAGAGTTGGGCGCTCTTCTCATGCATAGCTTTGGCATTACCCCCAACACCTTCGACAACCTTGCCCTGTTGGTTACTCTCACCAACCTCTCCTCTCTTCTACCCCTTCCGTTCCTGAAACTCCTACCCAGCGACAACACCCTCAGTACCCCACAAGTGGCAGACAACCCAATTCATCCTCTTCCAGATGAAGAGGACGATCCAGAAAAGACTAAACCCTTAGCAGGACTCACACAAGTTTCAAGCTAA
- the glpX gene encoding class II fructose-bisphosphatase yields METTLGLEIIEVVEQAAIASARWMGKGEKNTADQVAVEAMRERMNKIHMRGRIVIGEGERDDAPMLYIGEEVGICSREDAKEYCNPDELVEIDIAVDPCEGTNLVAYGQPGSMAVLAISEKGGLFAAPDFYMKKLAAPPAAKNHVDIRKSATENLKLISECLDRSVEELVVVVMDRPRHKNLINEIRSAGARVRLIADGDVSAAISCAFSGTNIHALMGIGAAPEGVISAAAMRCLGGHFQGQLIYDPEIVKTGLIGESKESNLERLRSMGIEDPDRVYNAEELACGETVLFAASGITPGTLMEGVRYFHGGARTHSLVISSQSKTARFVDTVHMADAPKNIQLK; encoded by the coding sequence ATTGAAACCACATTGGGATTAGAAATTATAGAAGTGGTCGAACAAGCGGCGATCGCCTCTGCTCGTTGGATGGGGAAAGGGGAAAAAAACACCGCTGACCAAGTCGCTGTAGAAGCGATGCGCGAACGTATGAACAAAATCCACATGCGCGGACGCATCGTCATCGGAGAAGGAGAACGGGATGACGCTCCCATGCTCTACATCGGCGAAGAAGTCGGCATTTGCTCCCGCGAAGATGCCAAAGAATACTGCAATCCCGATGAATTAGTTGAAATTGACATCGCTGTTGACCCCTGTGAAGGAACCAACCTCGTCGCCTACGGTCAACCCGGTTCCATGGCTGTGCTTGCCATTTCTGAAAAAGGTGGACTCTTTGCTGCTCCCGACTTCTACATGAAAAAACTGGCCGCTCCTCCAGCCGCCAAAAACCATGTAGATATCCGCAAATCAGCGACCGAAAACCTAAAACTGATCTCCGAGTGTCTCGATCGCTCCGTAGAAGAATTAGTCGTTGTCGTCATGGATCGGCCTCGTCACAAAAACCTGATCAACGAAATTCGTAGCGCTGGCGCAAGAGTTCGCCTCATTGCTGATGGAGACGTATCCGCCGCCATTTCCTGTGCCTTTTCCGGAACCAACATCCACGCCCTCATGGGAATTGGAGCCGCTCCCGAAGGAGTCATTTCCGCTGCTGCCATGCGCTGCTTAGGGGGTCACTTCCAAGGTCAACTCATCTACGATCCAGAAATCGTGAAAACCGGCTTAATTGGCGAAAGCAAAGAAAGCAATCTCGAACGTCTACGCAGCATGGGCATCGAAGACCCAGACCGGGTATACAATGCTGAAGAACTCGCCTGTGGAGAAACCGTATTGTTTGCCGCGTCCGGTATTACCCCTGGAACCCTCATGGAAGGCGTTCGCTATTTCCATGGTGGAGCCAGAACCCATAGCCTGGTTATTTCCAGTCAGTCCAAAACTGCCCGGTTTGTAGACACCGTTCATATGGCTGACGCACCCAAAAATATCCAATTAAAATAG
- a CDS encoding EI24 domain-containing protein — translation MFNLPMGLIAGATYPFRALALLVNEPKLRGYVIVPILINILIGIALYVGLVFPGLELVDTLTQQWTFQWNQWIASLPMWLGFLTGFTVVLHWLLNVLVLLVLFLVTGFLLVQFGAILGSPWYGQLSEQIEKTRLGQLPQINTHPLAIAQDIWRAILFELKKLLLMAIAGIPLLLFNFIPAIGTLLFSIGSLTLATTLVCLDFFDSPLERRKLPFRQKLTLVWRTFPASATFGLVCFGLVSVPFINILTVPLCVSGGTLLFCDRIWPHHFTQERSDIALGTRE, via the coding sequence ATGTTTAATCTTCCCATGGGATTGATTGCTGGAGCAACTTACCCGTTTCGCGCTTTGGCATTATTGGTGAATGAGCCTAAATTGCGCGGTTATGTGATTGTGCCCATTTTAATCAATATCTTGATTGGTATTGCGCTCTATGTGGGTTTAGTGTTTCCCGGTTTGGAACTGGTGGATACTCTGACACAACAGTGGACGTTTCAGTGGAATCAATGGATCGCTAGTTTACCGATGTGGTTAGGGTTTTTGACTGGGTTCACGGTGGTTCTGCATTGGCTGTTAAATGTTTTGGTGCTGTTGGTGTTATTCCTGGTTACAGGCTTTTTGTTGGTTCAATTTGGGGCAATTTTAGGGTCTCCCTGGTATGGTCAATTATCAGAACAAATTGAGAAAACACGCCTGGGACAACTGCCGCAGATCAATACTCATCCGTTGGCGATCGCCCAGGATATTTGGCGAGCCATCCTGTTTGAGTTAAAAAAATTACTGTTGATGGCGATCGCTGGTATTCCCCTATTGCTATTTAACTTTATTCCGGCGATCGGCACGCTGCTCTTTAGCATCGGCAGTTTAACCCTAGCGACAACCCTCGTTTGCCTAGATTTTTTTGATTCTCCTCTAGAGCGCCGCAAGCTTCCCTTTCGGCAAAAGTTAACCTTAGTTTGGCGCACGTTTCCCGCCAGTGCCACGTTTGGCTTAGTGTGTTTTGGATTGGTGAGTGTTCCGTTTATCAATATCTTAACGGTTCCCCTTTGTGTGTCTGGTGGCACTCTATTGTTCTGCGATCGCATTTGGCCCCATCATTTTACCCAAGAGCGATCGGATATAGCGCTTGGGACTAGGGAATAG
- a CDS encoding glutamyl-tRNA reductase has product MNVAVIGLSHKTASVEVREKLSIPEPQLEQAITTLKLYPHIEEVAILSTCNRLEIYVVIRDNQQGVWEVTQFLSEHSQLPLSQLRPHLFILLHEDAIMHLMRVAAGLDSLVLGEGQILSQVKQGHKLGQQYKGVGRILNRLMKQAITAGKRVRTETNIGTGAVSISSAAVELAQMKLETLEECKIAIIGAGKMSRLLVQHLLSKGGTQISIVNRSMQRAEELANKFSEASLALHPMGEMMEVVQASDLVFTSTGATQPLLNRANLEPIVNPERPLTLIDISVPRNVDADVRELPSVKPYNVDDLKAVVAQNQESRRQMAMEAESLLEEEVEAFEVWWRSLETVPTINCLRHKVETIREQELEKALSRLGSEFAEKHQEVIEALTRGIVNKILHDPMVQLRAQQDIEARKQAMETLKTLFNLEIEAASSNQYS; this is encoded by the coding sequence ATGAATGTCGCAGTTATCGGTTTAAGCCATAAAACAGCTTCCGTTGAAGTTCGAGAAAAACTCAGTATTCCTGAACCCCAACTCGAACAAGCCATCACCACCCTCAAGCTCTATCCTCATATTGAAGAAGTCGCTATTCTAAGCACCTGTAACCGCTTAGAAATCTATGTGGTGATTCGTGACAATCAACAAGGCGTTTGGGAAGTTACCCAATTTCTTTCCGAACATAGCCAACTGCCCCTCTCCCAATTGCGTCCTCACCTGTTTATTCTCCTCCATGAAGATGCAATTATGCATTTAATGCGCGTGGCAGCCGGATTAGACAGCTTGGTACTCGGCGAAGGGCAAATTTTATCGCAAGTTAAACAAGGTCATAAACTCGGCCAACAGTATAAAGGTGTGGGTCGGATTCTCAACCGCTTAATGAAACAAGCTATTACTGCGGGGAAACGGGTACGTACGGAAACCAACATCGGTACAGGTGCAGTTTCTATTAGTTCAGCCGCGGTTGAACTTGCCCAAATGAAACTAGAAACCCTGGAAGAATGCAAGATTGCCATTATCGGTGCGGGTAAAATGTCCCGTTTGTTGGTACAACACTTGCTCTCCAAAGGCGGTACTCAAATTAGTATTGTCAATCGCTCCATGCAGCGTGCTGAAGAATTAGCCAATAAATTTAGTGAGGCTTCTTTAGCGCTTCATCCCATGGGAGAAATGATGGAGGTGGTTCAGGCATCGGATTTGGTTTTTACCAGTACTGGAGCAACCCAACCCTTATTAAATCGTGCCAATTTAGAACCCATTGTTAATCCAGAACGCCCCTTAACTTTAATTGATATTTCCGTTCCTCGAAATGTGGATGCTGATGTGAGAGAGTTACCCTCAGTCAAACCCTATAATGTGGATGACTTGAAGGCAGTAGTTGCCCAAAATCAGGAAAGTCGCCGTCAAATGGCGATGGAAGCTGAAAGCTTATTAGAAGAAGAAGTAGAAGCGTTTGAGGTATGGTGGCGCAGTCTGGAAACTGTACCAACGATTAATTGTTTACGTCATAAAGTGGAGACGATTCGCGAGCAAGAGTTAGAAAAAGCCCTTTCTCGTTTGGGGTCTGAGTTTGCGGAGAAACACCAAGAAGTGATTGAAGCGCTCACCCGTGGAATTGTGAATAAAATTCTACACGATCCCATGGTACAACTGCGGGCCCAACAAGATATTGAAGCTCGCAAGCAAGCCATGGAAACTCTGAAGACGTTGTTTAATCTGGAGATTGAGGCGGCTTCTAGTAATCAATATAGCTAG
- a CDS encoding alpha/beta fold hydrolase: MAIRHTFSTDHLQLSYLQWHGSGTEPVLLLHGLADHALVWSSFAASLGPNFHCIAPDLRGHGESDKPKTGYTFDRLITDLEALMDRLGWESAHIVGHSFSAKFLPLWASQNSKRFRTMTLVDPFFIDKIPKFFEVTFPLLYRVLPFLQGMGPFSSYEAAETKAKTLKQYRGWSDLQQQVFQNSIESKPDGTWGSKFTIDARNEIFKEVMQVAGLTQPLDLHTLLMTPEKGLNRTNWQLKPYRTYLQNLTIETVPGNHWAFLVEPESFNQVLGNFLQSYPSSVTQKIGDRE, from the coding sequence ATGGCCATTCGTCATACATTCTCCACAGATCATCTACAATTATCCTACCTTCAATGGCATGGCTCAGGTACAGAACCCGTTTTGTTATTGCATGGTTTAGCCGATCATGCCCTCGTTTGGTCAAGTTTCGCTGCCTCCCTAGGGCCAAACTTCCATTGCATTGCCCCCGACTTGCGCGGCCATGGAGAAAGTGATAAACCCAAAACTGGATATACCTTCGATCGCCTGATTACTGATTTAGAAGCATTAATGGATCGTCTGGGATGGGAAAGTGCCCATATTGTTGGTCATTCCTTTTCCGCGAAATTTTTACCTCTCTGGGCAAGTCAGAATTCCAAACGTTTCCGGACTATGACCTTAGTCGATCCCTTTTTTATTGATAAAATCCCTAAATTTTTTGAGGTCACTTTTCCCTTACTCTATCGCGTCTTGCCCTTCTTGCAAGGGATGGGCCCTTTTAGCAGTTATGAGGCGGCCGAAACCAAAGCCAAAACCCTCAAACAATATCGGGGATGGAGCGATTTACAGCAACAAGTTTTTCAAAACAGTATCGAATCTAAACCGGATGGCACTTGGGGAAGTAAATTCACTATTGATGCTCGCAATGAAATCTTTAAAGAAGTGATGCAAGTTGCTGGACTGACACAACCCCTAGACCTGCACACTTTATTAATGACTCCAGAAAAAGGACTCAATCGCACGAACTGGCAATTAAAACCGTACCGCACTTATCTTCAGAATTTAACAATTGAAACAGTCCCCGGTAACCATTGGGCCTTTTTAGTTGAGCCAGAATCCTTTAATCAAGTTTTAGGTAATTTTTTGCAAAGTTATCCCTCTTCTGTTACTCAGAAAATAGGGGATAGGGAATAG
- the psaA gene encoding photosystem I core protein PsaA, with amino-acid sequence MTTTPKEQEAKARVVVDKDPVPTSFEKWGKPGHFDRTLARGPKTTTWIWNLHADAHDFDSHTSDLEDVSRKIFSAHFGHLAVVFVWLSGAYFHGAKFSNYEAWLSDPLGIKPSAQVVWPIVGQDILNGDVGGGFHGIQITSGLFQLWRASGFTNSYQLYCTAIGGLVMAGLMLFAGWFHYHKAAPKLEWFQNVESMMNHHLSVLLGCGSLGWAGHQIHVSLPINKLLDSGVALKDIPLPHEFILNPSLMTELYPSVEWGGLGGIQPFFTLNWGAFSDFLTFKGGLNPVTGGLWLSDTAHHHVAIAVLFIIAGHMYRTNWGIGHSMKEILEAHKGPFTGEGHKGLYEIFTTSWHAQLALNLALLGSLSIIVAHHMYAMPPYPYIATDYPTQLSLFTHHVWIGGFLIVGAGAHAAIFMVRDYDPAKNVDNLLDRVIRHRDAIISHLNWVCIWLGFHSFGLYVHNDTMRALGRTQDMFSDTAIQLQPIFAQWVQNLHNLAPGNTAPNALASVSPAFGGDVVAVGGKVAMMPIALGTADFMVHHIHAFTIHVTVLILLKGVLYARSSRLVPDKGNLGFRFPCDGPGRGGTCQVSGWDHVFLGLFWMYNSLSIVIFHFSWKMQSDVWGSVSSDGTVSHITNGNFAQSAITINGWLRDFLWAQASQVITSYGSALSAYGIMFLAGHFIFAFSLMFLFSGRGYWQELIESIVWAHNKLKVAPAIQPRALSIIQGRAVGVAHYLLGGIVTTWAFFLARIIAVG; translated from the coding sequence ATGACAACTACCCCAAAGGAGCAAGAAGCAAAGGCGAGGGTGGTCGTCGATAAAGACCCAGTCCCCACTTCATTTGAAAAATGGGGCAAGCCGGGTCATTTTGACAGAACCCTAGCTAGAGGACCCAAAACCACAACCTGGATTTGGAATCTTCACGCCGATGCTCATGATTTCGATAGTCATACCAGCGATCTAGAAGACGTATCTAGAAAAATCTTTAGCGCCCATTTTGGTCATTTAGCCGTTGTATTTGTCTGGCTAAGTGGCGCTTATTTCCACGGTGCTAAATTCTCAAACTATGAAGCTTGGTTGAGCGATCCTCTCGGCATTAAACCGAGTGCCCAAGTGGTTTGGCCCATTGTCGGCCAAGATATTCTTAACGGTGATGTTGGTGGTGGATTCCACGGAATCCAAATTACCTCCGGTTTATTCCAACTCTGGAGAGCCTCCGGCTTCACAAACTCTTACCAACTCTACTGCACCGCGATTGGTGGGTTGGTGATGGCTGGCTTAATGTTATTTGCCGGTTGGTTCCACTATCACAAAGCAGCTCCCAAACTGGAATGGTTCCAGAATGTGGAGTCGATGATGAACCATCATCTATCTGTACTGCTCGGTTGTGGTTCCCTCGGTTGGGCCGGTCACCAAATCCACGTTTCCTTACCGATCAACAAGTTATTGGATTCTGGAGTAGCTCTCAAGGATATTCCCTTGCCCCATGAGTTTATTCTCAATCCCAGCTTGATGACGGAACTCTACCCCAGTGTAGAGTGGGGAGGTCTCGGTGGAATCCAGCCTTTCTTTACCCTGAATTGGGGTGCTTTCAGTGACTTTTTAACCTTCAAAGGTGGACTCAATCCGGTCACTGGTGGCTTGTGGTTGTCTGATACAGCCCATCACCATGTGGCGATCGCCGTCCTCTTTATCATTGCTGGCCATATGTACCGCACCAACTGGGGTATTGGTCACAGCATGAAGGAAATCCTAGAGGCTCACAAAGGCCCCTTCACTGGAGAAGGCCACAAGGGATTGTACGAAATCTTCACAACCTCTTGGCACGCTCAACTGGCCCTCAACCTAGCGTTGTTGGGATCATTGAGTATCATTGTGGCTCATCATATGTATGCGATGCCTCCGTATCCATACATCGCTACAGACTATCCGACTCAACTCTCCCTGTTTACTCACCATGTTTGGATTGGGGGATTCCTGATTGTCGGCGCGGGCGCTCACGCAGCTATCTTTATGGTTCGTGACTACGACCCGGCGAAAAATGTTGATAACTTGTTAGACCGGGTGATTCGTCATCGGGATGCAATTATCTCTCACCTCAATTGGGTTTGCATATGGCTAGGCTTCCATAGCTTTGGCTTGTATGTTCATAACGACACCATGCGTGCGTTAGGTCGTACCCAAGATATGTTCTCGGATACGGCAATTCAACTTCAGCCTATCTTTGCTCAGTGGGTACAGAATCTACATAATCTGGCTCCTGGTAACACAGCCCCCAATGCGTTGGCTAGTGTCAGTCCTGCCTTTGGTGGCGATGTCGTAGCTGTTGGTGGAAAAGTAGCTATGATGCCAATCGCGCTGGGAACAGCCGACTTCATGGTTCACCACATCCACGCCTTTACCATCCACGTTACGGTGCTTATCCTGCTCAAAGGTGTTCTCTATGCCCGTAGCTCTCGTCTAGTTCCTGATAAAGGAAATCTGGGCTTCCGCTTCCCCTGTGATGGTCCGGGTCGGGGCGGTACTTGTCAAGTCTCAGGATGGGATCATGTCTTCCTGGGTCTGTTCTGGATGTACAACTCTCTGTCCATTGTGATTTTCCACTTTAGCTGGAAGATGCAATCGGATGTCTGGGGAAGTGTATCCTCCGATGGAACCGTTTCCCACATCACTAATGGTAATTTTGCCCAAAGTGCAATTACCATCAATGGCTGGTTACGTGATTTCTTGTGGGCGCAAGCGTCTCAAGTGATTACGTCCTACGGGTCTGCTTTGTCTGCCTATGGCATTATGTTCCTAGCCGGTCACTTCATCTTCGCCTTTAGTCTCATGTTCCTCTTTAGTGGTCGTGGATACTGGCAAGAGTTGATTGAATCGATTGTTTGGGCCCATAATAAGCTCAAAGTCGCACCCGCGATTCAGCCTCGCGCCTTGAGTATTATTCAAGGTCGCGCTGTAGGGGTAGCCCACTACCTCTTGGGAGGAATTGTCACTACTTGGGCATTCTTCCTGGCTCGCATCATTGCAGTAGGATGA